The following proteins are encoded in a genomic region of Saccharopolyspora antimicrobica:
- a CDS encoding propionyl-CoA synthetase yields MGAYAEAHRRSLTDPEGFWLDAAAAIEWEREPSRALDRDADPFFRWFPDGELNTCFNALDRHVRDGRGEQDALIWDSAMTGQVVRWTYRELLERVALFAGALRAQGVQRGDRVVLYLPMIPEAAIAMLACARIGAVHSVVFGGFAPKELAARIEDARPTVVVAASCGLEPNRVVEYKPIVDEALRLTEHQPKRVIVFQREQARAELGERDVDWDDALAQAEPAECVPVKATDPLYVLYTSGTTGRPKGVVRDNGGHAVALRWSMANIYDIGPGEVFWTASDVGWVVGHSYIVYAPLLTGATTVVYEGKPVGTPDAGAFWRVIADHRVKALFTAPTAFRAIKRVDPRAELLAEHDISSLRTLFLAGERLDPETYHWAAEHLGVPVIDHWWQTETGWPICANLRGLEPMPVKPGSPTVAVPGYDVVVLDQAGNPLPPETDGAICIRLPLPPGTLPTLWGDDERFRESYLSRYPGYYLTGDNGYVDADGYVFVMGRTDDVINVAGHRLSTGSMEAVLAAHPAVAECAVIGVRDALKGQVPRGLVVLKSGVDIDPEVLRAELVAAVREQIGPVAAFREVAVVDGLPKTRSGKILRKSMREIADSGDTKVPSTIEDPAVLDRLRPALRGEA; encoded by the coding sequence ATGGGTGCCTATGCCGAGGCCCACCGGCGGAGCTTGACCGACCCGGAGGGTTTCTGGCTCGACGCGGCGGCGGCGATCGAGTGGGAGCGCGAACCGTCGCGCGCCCTCGACCGCGACGCCGACCCGTTCTTCCGCTGGTTCCCCGACGGGGAGCTCAACACCTGCTTCAACGCGCTGGACCGGCACGTCCGCGACGGCCGCGGCGAGCAGGACGCGCTGATCTGGGACTCGGCGATGACCGGCCAGGTCGTCCGCTGGACCTACCGGGAGCTGCTGGAGCGGGTGGCGCTGTTCGCCGGGGCGCTGCGCGCGCAGGGCGTGCAGCGCGGTGACCGCGTGGTGCTCTACCTGCCGATGATCCCGGAGGCCGCGATCGCGATGCTGGCCTGCGCCCGCATCGGCGCGGTGCACTCGGTGGTCTTCGGCGGCTTCGCGCCGAAGGAGCTGGCCGCGCGCATCGAGGACGCCCGGCCGACCGTGGTCGTCGCGGCGTCCTGCGGGCTGGAGCCCAACCGGGTCGTCGAGTACAAGCCGATCGTCGACGAGGCGCTGCGGCTGACCGAGCACCAGCCGAAGCGCGTCATCGTGTTCCAGCGCGAGCAGGCGCGGGCCGAGCTCGGCGAGCGGGACGTGGACTGGGACGACGCGCTGGCGCAGGCCGAACCGGCCGAGTGCGTCCCGGTCAAGGCCACCGATCCGCTGTACGTGCTCTACACCTCGGGCACCACGGGCCGCCCGAAGGGCGTGGTGCGGGACAACGGCGGGCACGCGGTGGCGCTGCGCTGGTCGATGGCCAACATCTACGACATCGGGCCGGGCGAGGTGTTCTGGACCGCCTCCGACGTCGGCTGGGTGGTCGGCCACTCCTACATCGTCTACGCGCCGCTGCTGACCGGGGCCACCACGGTGGTCTACGAGGGCAAGCCGGTGGGCACGCCGGACGCGGGCGCGTTCTGGCGGGTCATCGCCGATCACCGGGTCAAGGCGCTGTTCACCGCACCGACCGCGTTCCGGGCGATCAAGCGGGTGGACCCGCGGGCCGAGCTGCTGGCCGAGCACGACATCTCCAGCCTGCGGACGTTGTTCCTGGCCGGCGAGCGGCTGGACCCGGAGACCTACCACTGGGCGGCCGAGCACCTCGGCGTGCCGGTGATCGACCACTGGTGGCAGACCGAGACGGGCTGGCCGATCTGCGCGAACCTGCGCGGGCTGGAGCCGATGCCGGTCAAGCCGGGTTCGCCGACGGTGGCGGTGCCCGGCTACGACGTGGTGGTGCTGGACCAGGCGGGCAACCCGCTGCCGCCGGAGACCGACGGCGCGATCTGCATCCGGCTGCCGCTGCCGCCGGGAACGCTGCCGACGCTGTGGGGCGATGACGAGCGGTTCCGCGAGTCGTACCTGTCGCGCTACCCCGGCTACTACCTGACCGGCGACAACGGCTACGTCGACGCCGACGGGTACGTGTTCGTGATGGGCCGAACCGACGACGTGATCAACGTCGCCGGGCACCGGTTGTCCACCGGCTCGATGGAAGCGGTGCTGGCGGCGCACCCCGCGGTCGCCGAGTGCGCCGTGATCGGGGTGCGCGACGCGCTGAAGGGGCAGGTGCCGCGCGGGCTGGTGGTGCTCAAGTCCGGTGTGGACATCGATCCGGAGGTGCTGCGGGCGGAGCTGGTCGCGGCGGTGCGCGAGCAGATCGGCCCGGTGGCGGCCTTCCGCGAGGTCGCGGTGGTCGACGGGCTGCCCAAGACGCGCTCGGGCAAGATCCTGCGCAAGTCGATGCGCGAGATCGCCGACAGCGGTGACACCAAGGTCCCGTCCACCATCGAGGACCCGGCGGTGCTCGACCGCCTGCGCCCGGCCCTGCGCGGCGAGGCCTGA